DNA from Tsuneonella dongtanensis:
TCGCACTGCGCTGGTTGCGCGATCGCGTGCCGGACGATCGTCCGCACGTCCTGCTCCACGGCGATTTCCGGACGGGCAATCTGGTGGTCGGGCCGCAGGGCCTTGTCGCGGTGCTCGACTGGGAACTCGCGCACCTAGGCCTGGCGGCCTACGACCTGGCCTGGATCTGCGTGCCGAGTTGGCGGTTCCAGCGGCCCGACCTGCCGGTCGGCGGGTTCGGCACGCGCGAAGACCTGCTTGCCGGTTATGCGGAAGCGGGCGGCGCCCCGGTCGATCCCGATGAACTGCGGTGGTGGGAGGTATTCCAGACGATGAACTGGGGCACGATGTGCGCCGGCGCGGCGCGCGCGTTCATGGACGGCGCGCGCAGCGTCGAAGGGGCGGTGATAGCCCGCCGCGCGTCCGAGACGGAATTCGACCTGATGCGCATGCTTGCGCCGGACCATCCCGCGTGGGAGGCCGCGCGTGCTCGATGATCCCGCCGCCGCGCTGATCGAGGAGGAAGCGCGCAAGGCCCGCGCATCGGGCGATCTGACAACCTTCGCCGAAAAGGTCATCGCCAACGCATTGGGCATTGCCGCGCGCGAGCGCGAGCTTGCGCCCGAGCTCGACGCATCCGAGAGCGAACGACTGGCCGATCGCCTCGGACACGGCGGTGATCTTGCCGCGCTGAATGCCGAGCTCGCACGCCGCATCCGCGAAGGGATGCCGACGTCGGACGCTCTTCTGGAACACCTGATCCTCACCACCATCGGCAAGCTCCAGGTCGACCAGCCCACTTATCCAGGGTTTCGCGCCCTTTCGGAACGCTAGCCGGCTGTCTCGCTTCGCCTTCCGGTGCCTTCCGCGACCGGAGCGTCTCCCTTGAACAAGGCCAGCCCGATCCACTCGGCCCGGCGCCCCAATACCAGTCGGTTGAACGACAGCGCGGCCAGCACCGAGGTGACCAGGGTGATCACCATGAAGTCGATGTAATGCATCGCGACCAGGCCCTGCGGCTGCCACCAGAAGCTGAATGCCCCGTAGAGCGCGACGCCCCAGAGCACACCGAACACCGCCGCCTTGGCCGATACGTTGCGGAACAGGAGCCCCGCGATGAACGCCGAAAGGATCGGCATCGATGAGAGCCCGTTCAGCTGCTGCAGAAGGTTGATGATGCTCTCGGCATTCATGAAAACCGGAACCATCGCGATCGCGACGACGGTCACGATTGCGGACAGCGCCGCACCCAGCTTCCAGTGGTTCTGCACCTTGCCCACGAAGCGCTCGTGGAAATCTACCGAGTAGAGTGCGACGGTTGAGTTGAGCACTGCGGAAAAGGTCGTGATGACCGCCGCGGCCACCATTGCTGCGAATGCGCCAGAGAGCCAGGTCGGCAACACCTCTGCCACCAGCCGGCCATAGGCGGCATCCCCGATGTCGCCGAACAGCTTGTAGGCGACGACCCCAGGGATCACCACGATCGGCGGCACGACCAGGATGCGGATCGCGGCTGCGGCGAACACACCCTTCTGCGCCTCGCGCACGGTGGGCGCCGCCATCGCCTTCTGGGTGATGTTCTGGTTGGTCGACCAGTAGAAGATCTGGATGAACGCCATCCCGGTGAACAGCGTGTGGAAGGGGATCGGGCTGTCGGCGCTGCCGACCATGCTGAGGCGGTCGGCCGGAACGCCGCTGACGATGTCGAAATCGACTGCCGCAAGGGCGAGGAAGACGATGACGAGCGCCAGGCCCAGGATGCCGATGCCCGAATAGGTGTCCATGACCGCGACCGCGCGCAGTCCGCCGAACACGGTATAGGCCGCGCCGATCAGCGCGAGGCCGACCGAGAATGCGATCAGCGGCACACTGCTCCCGAAAAGCGACTGGAGGAACAGCCCGCCCGAATAGAGTGCGGCGGGTAGATAAATCAGCACGTTGCCCGTGATGAACAGCGCTGAAATCAGCGTCCGGACCTGCCGCCCATCGTAGCGCCGCTCGAGCAGTTCGGTCACCGTGGTGCAGTTGTAGCGATAGTAGAGCGGCACGAACACGAACGCCAAGGCCATCAGGCCTACGAACCCGGCGATCTCCCACCAGGCGAGGAGGAGCATCTGGTTGCCGTTCATGCCCACGAGCTGGTCGGTAGACAGGTTGGTCAGCGTGATCGATCCGGCGACGAAGACCCAGGTCAGCCCCTTGCCGGCAAGGTAGACATCCTGTTCGGACCCGTCGTGCTTGGCCTTGCGGACTTTGAGCCAGGTCGCCAGCGCGACCAGGACGGTCAGCGCGACGGCGACCGCGACCTGAACACCGCTTCCCGTAACGCTCACCTGATCCAGCATGCGAATTCCTCCCAACCCGTTTCTTTTTCGCCTAGCATCGTCGGAGAAATTGACGATAGGTGCAATAGCGCATGAGACTGGGCGTCTGCTATTATCCGGAACACTGGCCGCCCGAGCGCTGGGGCGAGGACGCACGGCTTATGGCCGAAACGGGCATCAGCCGGGTGCGCATCGGTGAATTCGCCTGGAGCCGGTTGGAGCCTTCGCCGCGGCGGTTCGACTGGGCGTGGCTGGACGATGCGATCGAGGCGCTGGCTGCAGAGGGCCACGGAGTCATTCTCGGCACACCCACCGCGACGCCGCCCAAGTGGCTCGTCGATCGCATGCCAGACATGGTGGCGCTCGACCGCGAGGGCCGTCCGCGCGGCTTCGGCTCGCGCAGACATTACTGCTTCAGCCACGAAGGCTATCGCAAGGAATGCGCGCGGATCGTGCGCGCGATGGCGGAGCGATACGGCGGGCATCCGGCCGTCGTCGCATGGCAGACCGACAACGAGTATGGTTGCCACGACACGGTCCAGAGCTTTTCCGCCGCCGCGCGCGACGCCTTCCGGCGCTGGCTGGCCGAACGATATGGGACGATCGAGGCGCTGAACGACGCCTGGGGCAATGTCTTCTGGTCGATGGCGTATCGCTCGTTCGGTCAGGTCGATCTGCCCAACCTCACCGTGACCGAGGCCAATCCGGCGCACTGGCTAGCATTCCGACGATTCTCCTCGGACCAGGTCATCACCTTCAACCGCGCGCAGGCGGACATCATCCGCGAACACTCGCCGGGTCGCGACGTGGTTCACAACGCGATGGGGTTCTACACCGGCTACGATCACCATGACCTTGGCGCGGACCTCGATGCCATCGGCTGGGACAGCTACCCGCTCGGCTTCCTCGAGATGTTCCGCTTTTCCGAGGAGGACAAGCGCCGCTACGCGCGGACGGGGCATCCCGACATCGCCGCGTTCCATCACGACCTCTATCGCGGATGCATACGGGGCGGACGCTGGTGGGTGCTCGAGCAGCAGCCGGGACCGGTCAACTGGGCGCGTCACAATCCCGCGCCGGCACCGGGCATGGTCAGGCTCTGGACCCTTGAGGCGATGGCGCACGGGGCGGAACTCGTCAGCTATTTTCGCTGGCGGCAGTTTCCCCAGGCGCAGGAGCAGATGCACGCG
Protein-coding regions in this window:
- a CDS encoding SLC5 family protein, yielding MLDQVSVTGSGVQVAVAVALTVLVALATWLKVRKAKHDGSEQDVYLAGKGLTWVFVAGSITLTNLSTDQLVGMNGNQMLLLAWWEIAGFVGLMALAFVFVPLYYRYNCTTVTELLERRYDGRQVRTLISALFITGNVLIYLPAALYSGGLFLQSLFGSSVPLIAFSVGLALIGAAYTVFGGLRAVAVMDTYSGIGILGLALVIVFLALAAVDFDIVSGVPADRLSMVGSADSPIPFHTLFTGMAFIQIFYWSTNQNITQKAMAAPTVREAQKGVFAAAAIRILVVPPIVVIPGVVAYKLFGDIGDAAYGRLVAEVLPTWLSGAFAAMVAAAVITTFSAVLNSTVALYSVDFHERFVGKVQNHWKLGAALSAIVTVVAIAMVPVFMNAESIINLLQQLNGLSSMPILSAFIAGLLFRNVSAKAAVFGVLWGVALYGAFSFWWQPQGLVAMHYIDFMVITLVTSVLAALSFNRLVLGRRAEWIGLALFKGDAPVAEGTGRRSETAG
- a CDS encoding DUF6285 domain-containing protein, whose product is MLDDPAAALIEEEARKARASGDLTTFAEKVIANALGIAARERELAPELDASESERLADRLGHGGDLAALNAELARRIREGMPTSDALLEHLILTTIGKLQVDQPTYPGFRALSER
- a CDS encoding beta-galactosidase — translated: MRLGVCYYPEHWPPERWGEDARLMAETGISRVRIGEFAWSRLEPSPRRFDWAWLDDAIEALAAEGHGVILGTPTATPPKWLVDRMPDMVALDREGRPRGFGSRRHYCFSHEGYRKECARIVRAMAERYGGHPAVVAWQTDNEYGCHDTVQSFSAAARDAFRRWLAERYGTIEALNDAWGNVFWSMAYRSFGQVDLPNLTVTEANPAHWLAFRRFSSDQVITFNRAQADIIREHSPGRDVVHNAMGFYTGYDHHDLGADLDAIGWDSYPLGFLEMFRFSEEDKRRYARTGHPDIAAFHHDLYRGCIRGGRWWVLEQQPGPVNWARHNPAPAPGMVRLWTLEAMAHGAELVSYFRWRQFPQAQEQMHAGLLRTDGAPAPALAEAREAADEIAALGDIGAPVKHAALVFSYDSEWITQIQPQGEGCSALWAVFACYSALRRLGLNVDIIAPGTSLAGYELTVVPCLPIVPDALANELSTFEGQVVIGPRTGSRDADFAIPPGLAPGPLEKLVGGKVVLSETLRPGLVTPAEDNAWAIARWHDTLEGIAEPELVAADGRVACWRHGRVRYCATWPEGSVIETVIERAARNAGLPAHHLPEGSRRRTTTRYQFDLDYLHSGWNARPSNSLQVEDGDGRPG